A single window of Streptomyces aquilus DNA harbors:
- a CDS encoding ATP-binding cassette domain-containing protein translates to MDGIAVAAESLGLKGPRGWAFRGITFEAEPGSLIAVEGPSGTGRTCLLLALTGRMKATEGTATVGGARLPKQLGAVRRLSAVAHVAGVTDLDPALTVGEHLRERALLQRRFGDSLRALLRPRAERANEARLRIDTALTAAGLDREALPKGSRTAVRDLERLEALRLSLALALIGRPQLLAVDDVDLKVSDAERAEVWALLRSLAEAGTTVVAVCSEAPEGVLTIATGQKEGTDALAATGRS, encoded by the coding sequence GTGGACGGAATCGCCGTCGCAGCCGAGAGCCTCGGGCTCAAGGGACCGCGGGGGTGGGCCTTCCGCGGCATCACCTTCGAGGCCGAGCCCGGGTCGCTCATCGCGGTCGAGGGCCCGTCGGGAACCGGCCGCACATGTCTGCTGCTCGCGCTCACCGGACGGATGAAGGCCACCGAGGGGACCGCGACCGTGGGCGGGGCGCGGCTGCCGAAGCAGCTCGGGGCGGTGCGGCGGCTGAGCGCCGTCGCCCATGTCGCCGGCGTCACCGACCTCGACCCGGCCCTCACCGTCGGGGAACACCTGCGGGAGCGGGCCCTGCTCCAGCGCCGGTTCGGGGACTCCCTGCGGGCCCTGCTGCGGCCCCGCGCGGAGCGCGCGAACGAGGCGAGGCTGCGCATCGACACCGCCCTGACCGCCGCCGGTCTCGACCGGGAGGCCCTGCCCAAGGGCTCGCGGACCGCCGTACGCGATCTGGAGCGGCTTGAGGCGCTGCGCCTGTCCCTCGCACTCGCGCTCATCGGGCGTCCGCAACTCCTCGCCGTCGACGACGTCGACCTGAAGGTGTCGGACGCGGAACGGGCCGAGGTCTGGGCGCTGTTGAGGTCGCTCGCCGAGGCCGGGACCACGGTCGTGGCGGTGTGCAGCGAGGCTCCTGAGGGCGTTCTGACGATCGCCACCGGACAGAAGGAGGGGACCGATGCGCTCGCCGCGACTGGCCGCTCTTGA
- a CDS encoding DUF3040 domain-containing protein — MPLSEHEQRMLEQMERALYAEDPKFATALEGSGLRTYTRRRVYQAVAGFLVGIALLMAGMVAKQVWLSVVGFLVMLGCAVLAVTGWRKAPKPGEQPSAGGPHARRQPRQKRSMMDRIEQRWQRRRDEQGGQ, encoded by the coding sequence GTGCCGCTCTCGGAGCACGAGCAGCGAATGCTCGAGCAAATGGAGCGAGCGCTGTACGCCGAAGATCCCAAGTTCGCGACAGCGCTTGAGGGAAGCGGGCTGCGCACGTACACCCGGCGACGGGTCTACCAGGCGGTCGCGGGCTTCCTCGTGGGTATCGCGCTCCTCATGGCAGGAATGGTCGCCAAGCAGGTCTGGCTCAGTGTGGTGGGCTTCCTCGTCATGCTGGGGTGTGCGGTACTCGCCGTGACCGGTTGGCGCAAGGCCCCCAAGCCGGGCGAGCAGCCCTCGGCAGGTGGACCGCACGCCCGCCGTCAGCCACGGCAGAAGCGCTCCATGATGGACCGCATCGAGCAGCGCTGGCAGCGGCG
- a CDS encoding methyltransferase codes for MSDPLRPRASLRTAVVWEVLQDALERRVKATGRESLDVLDTGGGSGNFAVPVARLGHRVTVVDPSPNALFALERRAAEAGVADRVQGVQGDAHGLFDVVERGAYDAVLCHGVLEYVDEPAEGVRNVVAALRSEGVLSLLASGLGGAVLARALAGHFKEAKQALADPNGRWGAGDPVPRRFTAEQLTALVEGAGLEVGAVHGVRVFADLVPGVLVDTEPGALEALLKLEEAAAELPAFHSVATQLHVLGETRTTS; via the coding sequence GTGTCGGACCCGCTGCGACCCCGCGCCTCCCTCCGTACCGCCGTGGTCTGGGAGGTCCTCCAGGACGCTCTCGAACGACGGGTCAAGGCCACGGGCCGGGAGTCCCTGGACGTGCTCGACACCGGGGGCGGCAGCGGCAACTTCGCCGTGCCCGTCGCCCGCCTCGGCCACCGTGTCACCGTCGTCGACCCCAGCCCCAACGCGCTCTTCGCCCTGGAGCGCCGCGCCGCCGAGGCCGGCGTGGCCGACCGGGTCCAGGGCGTCCAGGGCGACGCCCACGGCCTCTTCGACGTGGTCGAGCGCGGCGCCTACGACGCGGTGCTGTGCCACGGCGTCCTGGAGTACGTCGACGAGCCCGCCGAGGGAGTGCGCAACGTGGTCGCCGCGCTGCGCTCCGAAGGCGTCCTCAGCCTGCTCGCGTCCGGCCTCGGCGGCGCCGTGCTCGCCCGCGCCCTCGCCGGCCACTTCAAGGAGGCCAAGCAGGCCCTCGCCGACCCGAACGGCCGATGGGGCGCCGGTGACCCCGTCCCGAGGCGCTTCACCGCCGAGCAGCTCACCGCGCTGGTCGAGGGCGCGGGCCTGGAGGTCGGCGCCGTGCACGGCGTACGGGTCTTCGCCGACCTGGTCCCCGGAGTGCTGGTCGACACCGAGCCCGGCGCCCTGGAGGCGCTGCTCAAGCTGGAGGAGGCGGCCGCCGAGCTCCCCGCCTTCCACTCCGTGGCCACCCAGCTTCATGTGCTCGGCGAGACGCGGACGACCTCCTGA
- a CDS encoding SAV_6107 family HEPN domain-containing protein, with product MATYHAAAARRRRATGPAPSLTGPASDVHPVLRRTTAPPAALDLLAQARAGLDEAAVLETPNERYATAHLAALRTAAAVLAARGRPEPTPRRRAKIRSAWEVLPEIAPELAEWSALFAAGARRRARAEAGIQGAASRRDADDLIRDVAMFLRLVERMLVLQPVLPQPRQDADHPDPDDHPGSRDMPDAG from the coding sequence ATGGCCACCTATCACGCAGCAGCCGCCCGCCGGCGCCGCGCCACCGGCCCTGCCCCCTCACTGACCGGACCGGCGAGCGACGTACACCCCGTGCTGCGCCGGACCACGGCCCCGCCCGCCGCCCTCGACCTGCTCGCCCAGGCCCGCGCCGGACTCGACGAGGCCGCCGTCCTGGAGACACCGAACGAGCGCTATGCGACGGCGCACCTCGCCGCCCTGCGCACCGCCGCCGCCGTGCTCGCCGCGCGAGGCCGCCCGGAGCCCACGCCCCGACGCCGCGCCAAGATCCGGAGCGCCTGGGAAGTGCTCCCCGAGATAGCGCCCGAGCTCGCCGAGTGGAGCGCGCTCTTCGCCGCCGGGGCCCGGCGCCGCGCCCGGGCCGAGGCCGGCATCCAGGGCGCGGCCTCCCGCCGGGACGCCGACGACCTCATACGCGACGTGGCGATGTTCCTGCGCCTCGTCGAGCGGATGCTGGTCCTCCAGCCGGTCCTGCCCCAGCCCCGCCAGGACGCCGACCACCCGGACCCCGACGACCACCCAGGGAGCAGGGACATGCCGGACGCGGGGTGA